Within the Pseudomonas oryzae genome, the region GGCGAGCAGCTTGCTGGCGTTGGCGAAGTTCTCCTCGCTGACGCTGCGCAGGGTGCTGATTTGCAGATGGCTGAACTGCTCGAAACCCTTGAGGACCTTGCTGTTCAGTTGCTGCAGCAGTTCGAGGTTGGCTTTCTGGGTGGCTTGCAGTTTTTCCGAATCGAAGAAGGACATGGATGAGTCTCCAGAAAATTAGAAAGGCCGAAAAACCACGTTGAGGTGCATCGGCGCACCGTCCTGCGATTGCATTCTTGGTGATTGCAGCCAAAACCGCAAGCAATTTTTTGTGCGCCGCACAAAAAGATCCTCAACCACTCACGGACAGCTCAGGAGGCCGCAAATACCGAGGAATCAAGGACAGCCACTTAGCCATATCCGAGTTATGTGTCTATCATGTGACACGCAAGCGTTCTTTCCGGCATATGCCAGGATCGAATTTTTGCAGAGCAGCAGGAGATAAGCCCATACCAGCGAGAGCCCGGACGCTTTTCGTCAAAAAAACGCAATCATGCCGAAGCAAGGTAGGTACGTCGGGCCTACACCAATCAGCCTGAAAGCCAGGGAACCCAATCGGACCGCATGGTCCGCCCTCCCCGGCGATGTTGTTTAGCTTTCTCTTACGTCTAACGGAGTGACTGAGCATGACCAACAACAACAAGCGCATTGCACTGGTAACTGGCGGCATGGGTGGTATCGGCACGGCTATCAGCCAGCGCCTGTACCGGGACGGTTTCATCGTGGTGGTCGGCTGCAGCACCCAATCCACGCGCAAGGACAGCTGGCTGGAGCAGCAGCGCCAGGAAGGCTACGAGTTCCACAGCATGGCCTGCGACATCACCGACTGGGACGACGTGGTGCGCGCCTTCGCCGATGTCCGCGAGGAGATCGGCGAGGTCGACGTGCTGGTCAACAACGCCGGCATCACCCGCGACACCACGTTCAAGAAAATGACCCCGCAGGACTGGAGCGCGGTGATTTCCACCAACCTCAACGGCCTGTTCAACACCACCAAGCAGGTCATCGATCCGATGCTCGCGCAGGGCTGGGGCCGCGTCATCAATATCTCCTCTGTGAATGGCCAGCGTGGCCAGTTCGGTCAGACCAACTATTCGGCCGCCAAGGCCGGCATCCATGGTTTCACCATGGCGCTGGCCCGCGAAGTTGCCGGCAAGGGCATCACCGTCAACACCATCTCCCCCGGCTACATCCGCACCGAGATGACCGCGGCGATCCGTGAAGACGTACTGGAGAAGATCATTTCCGGCATTCCGGTCGGCCGCATGGGCCAGCCGGAGGAAATCGCCTCCATGGTCTCCTGGCTGGCCTCCAACGAGGGCGCCTACGCCACCGGCGCCGACTTCTCGGTCAACGGCGGCCTGAACATGGCCTGACCGGGCCCTGATCGCTCCTTCGCGACCGTCCGGCCCACTCCGCCGGGCGGCCGCCTCTTCCCAGTCTTTCCAGCAGAGGTTTGTCCATGAACGATGTCGTCATTGTCGCCGCCACCCGTACCGCCATCGGCTCCTTCCAGGGTGCCCTGAGCGGCATCTCCGCCCCCGACCTCGGCGCCGCCGTGATCCGCCAGGTGCTCGAGCAGAGCGGCGTCCAGCCGCAGGATATCGACGAGGTGATCCTCGGCCAGGTGCTCACCGCAGGCTCCGGGCAGAACCCCGCCCGCCAGGCCGCGATCAAGGCCGGCCTGCCCCACGAGGTGCCGGCGCTGACCCTCAACAAGGTCTGCGGCTCCGGCCTCAAGGCCGTGCAACTGGCCGTGCAGGCCATCCGCTGCGGCGACGCCGAGCTGATCATCGCCGGCGGCCAGGAGAACATGAGCCTGTCGCCCTACGTGCTGCCCAAGGCGCGCACCGGCCTGCGCATGGGCCACGCCCAGCTGCAGGACAGCATGATCCAGGACGGCCTGTGGGATGCCTTCAACGACTACCACATGGGCATCACCGCCGAGAATCTGGCCAAGCGCTTCGAGATCACTCGCGAGGAGCAGGACGCCTTCGCCGCCGCCTCCCAGCAGAAGGCCGCCGCGGCCATCGAGGCCGGCACCTTCAAGGACGAGATCACCCCGATCCTGATCCCGCAGCGCAAGGGCGATCCTCTGGTGTTCGCCACCGACGAGCAGCCGCGCGGCGACACCACCTACGACAGCCTGGCCAAGCTCAAGCCGGCGTTCAGCAAGGACGGCAGCGTCACCGCCGGCAACGCTTCCAGCATCAACGACGGCGCCGCCGTGGTGCTGCTGGCCAGCGCGAAGAAGGCCGCCGAGCTGGGCCTGCCGGTACTGGCCAAGGTCAAGGCCTACGCCAGCTCCGGCGTCGACCCGGCGATCATGGGCATCGGCCCGGTGTCGGCCACCCGCCTGTGCCTGGAGAAGGCCGGCTGGAGCCTCGCCGACCTCGATCGCGTCGAAGCCAACGAGGCCTTCGCCGTGCAGGCGCTGAGCGTCAACAAGGAGCTGGGCTGGGATACCAGCAAGGTCAACGTCAACGGCGGCGCCATCGCCCTCGGCCACCCGATCGGCGCCTCCGGCTGCCGCATCCTGGTCACCCTGCTGCACGAACTGCAGCGCAGCAACCTGAGCAAGGGCCTGACCACCCTGTGCATCGGCGGCGGCCAGGGCGTGGCCCTGGCAATCGAACGCTGATATGGTCTGAACGCCCCCTGCATCGCAACGATGCGGGGGCGTTGCCAGTCGGATACCAGCAGCCTCTTGATAGCGGATACCTGTGATGGACAACTCACCGCCCTTCTCGGCCTTCTTCTCGGCCAACCTGCCCTTCGTCGCCCGTGCCGCTCTCGAACAGCTGCGCATCTGGGTTCGTCACAATCCTTGGTTCCAGGGCAAGAACACCGATAGCTGGTTCCAGGTCGACGGCGCCGTCCTCGACCGTCTGCAGGCGGAATACGGTGGCGAGTGGGCCCAGCTCGGCATGCAGATGCTGACCCAGCAGCCGTTCGCCTTCACCGACCCGCGCTTTGCCGGCAGCGCCTGGAGCCAGCCGATGTTCGGCTCGCTGGCCGCGCTGTACCTGCTCAACTCGCGCTTCCTGATGCGCCTGATCGACGAGCTGCCGATCGAGTCCGGCAAGATGCGGCAGCGCCTGGTGTTCCTGGTCGAGCAACTGATCGCCGCCGGCGCGCCGAGCAACTACCTGAACAGCAACCCGGAAGCCCTCGAGCGGGCGGTGCAGACCGGCGGAGCCAGCCTGTTCAGCGGCCTGCTGCACCTGGCCAGCGACCTCAAGGAAGGCAAGCTGCGCCAGTGCGACAGCGGCGCCTTCGAGGTGGGTGTCAACCTGGCCAACACGCCCGGCCAGGTGGTCTACCAGAATCCGATCTTCCAGCTGATCCAGTACACGCCGCAGAGCGACACCCAGTACCAGCGCCCGCTGCTGATCGTGCCGCCGGCGATCAACAAGTTCTACATCCTCGACCTGCAGCCGGAGAGCTCGCTGGTGCGCTACGCCCTGGAACAGGGCCATCCGGTGTTCCTGGTGTCCTGGCGCAACGCCGACGAGAGCATCGCCACCGCGACCTGGGACGACTACGTCGAGCAGGGCATCCTCGAGGCGATCAGGATCACCCAGGCGATCAGCGGCCAGGAGCAGCTCAACCTGCTCGGCTACTGCGTCGGCGGTACCCTGCTGGCCTGCGGCCTCGGCGTGCTGGCCGCGCGCGGGCAGCAGCCGGCGGCGAGCCTGACCCTGCTGGTCACCCTGCTCGACTTCGAGGACACCGGGGTACTCAA harbors:
- the phbB gene encoding acetoacetyl-CoA reductase, with the translated sequence MTNNNKRIALVTGGMGGIGTAISQRLYRDGFIVVVGCSTQSTRKDSWLEQQRQEGYEFHSMACDITDWDDVVRAFADVREEIGEVDVLVNNAGITRDTTFKKMTPQDWSAVISTNLNGLFNTTKQVIDPMLAQGWGRVINISSVNGQRGQFGQTNYSAAKAGIHGFTMALAREVAGKGITVNTISPGYIRTEMTAAIREDVLEKIISGIPVGRMGQPEEIASMVSWLASNEGAYATGADFSVNGGLNMA
- a CDS encoding acetyl-CoA C-acetyltransferase — translated: MNDVVIVAATRTAIGSFQGALSGISAPDLGAAVIRQVLEQSGVQPQDIDEVILGQVLTAGSGQNPARQAAIKAGLPHEVPALTLNKVCGSGLKAVQLAVQAIRCGDAELIIAGGQENMSLSPYVLPKARTGLRMGHAQLQDSMIQDGLWDAFNDYHMGITAENLAKRFEITREEQDAFAAASQQKAAAAIEAGTFKDEITPILIPQRKGDPLVFATDEQPRGDTTYDSLAKLKPAFSKDGSVTAGNASSINDGAAVVLLASAKKAAELGLPVLAKVKAYASSGVDPAIMGIGPVSATRLCLEKAGWSLADLDRVEANEAFAVQALSVNKELGWDTSKVNVNGGAIALGHPIGASGCRILVTLLHELQRSNLSKGLTTLCIGGGQGVALAIER
- the phaC gene encoding class I poly(R)-hydroxyalkanoic acid synthase gives rise to the protein MDNSPPFSAFFSANLPFVARAALEQLRIWVRHNPWFQGKNTDSWFQVDGAVLDRLQAEYGGEWAQLGMQMLTQQPFAFTDPRFAGSAWSQPMFGSLAALYLLNSRFLMRLIDELPIESGKMRQRLVFLVEQLIAAGAPSNYLNSNPEALERAVQTGGASLFSGLLHLASDLKEGKLRQCDSGAFEVGVNLANTPGQVVYQNPIFQLIQYTPQSDTQYQRPLLIVPPAINKFYILDLQPESSLVRYALEQGHPVFLVSWRNADESIATATWDDYVEQGILEAIRITQAISGQEQLNLLGYCVGGTLLACGLGVLAARGQQPAASLTLLVTLLDFEDTGVLNVFVDEEIVRYRERTIGGEGGNFGLFRGEDMGNTFSLLRPNELWWNYGVEKYLKGQKPRSLDLLYWNNDHTHLPGPMYCWYMRHSYLQNDLKSGRLQLCGETLDLSRLDMPAYLVGTREDHIVPWRGAFASTRLLKGPTRFVLGASGHIAGVINPPAKKKRSYWTSEALPADPDQWFAGASEHPGSWWGDWSEWLAKTAGERVPAITSLGSSDFPVLEAAPGSYVLQRD